GTTTTtgctatattttattatatttattttagagctaaatatattgtttcaaaattaataataataagaccacacatatttatatgaaaaaaaatttctttaactttttttttaataattttttgaccacgtatttgtgattgatttgtttcaaatattattttagaataaatttaaataaaccaataaaataatgacacatgtcttattataaaaaaattgttaaaatatgatagtcctatttatatttatttgacatttacttattttcacatttactattcaaaaaataatattttaatatcaatttttgacaccattttgatactgcatacgtgtcaaaatgtggttggacaatttcaaattaaaaaaactgaaacaaggacatgaagaaaaaaattaattttttttaatttaaaatcatctaACCATATTTTCACACATAGtcaaaattggtgtcaaaaaattagtgttaaaatatcattttcctttactaCGCTGTCCTTCCTCCCCCACTCTCATCGTTAACCCCATTCACGCTCTTTTTCACCATTCACGCTCTTTTGCTTCTTTCCCAATAGTCTTTAGCCAGCCACACCAGGGGTTAGATTCAACGAAACTCAAACAACGTTGTTTTTGGTTAAAATGCTGTGAGTGAAAGGGTCAGTTGtctggtgtgtgtgtgtggaggAGGAATTGAGGAACAGAGATGGAGGGAGAGCTTAAGAATTTGATGATGGTATGGAGCATAGCCGCAGCAACAATGTGTTACTGCCACAGAATTGGGAGGCTTATCCCCGAAGGTGCATCAAGACTTATAGCCATTATCCCAGCCATactgcttcttcttctcctccctcTCAGACTCATCTCCATTCACCTTGGAGGACCATCTTCTTTCTTCCTTGGTTGGCTTTCCACCTTCAAGCTCTTTCTTTTTGCCTTTGGCAAGGGACCCTTGTCCTCCAACCCTCCCCTTTCTCTCCGTCACTTCGTCTCCATCGCATGTCTCCCCATCAATTTCCAACAGACCACTACCCCTTCAAAAACCCAAATCCCCAAATCGCCCTTCAACTACGCTTCCTCATCCATGCTCCTCCTATTCCCCCTCCTAATTCCGCTCTACGACAAAAAAGAGCATCTTCATCCCAAGTTCATTCTCTTCTTGTACGGCCTCCATATGTACATCGGCTTGGAGTTCATTTTCAGCACCATCTCCACCACCACTCGGAAACTCCTCGGCGTTCACCTGGAACCGCAGTTCGACAAGCCCTACCTCTGCACTTCGCTGCAAGACTTCTGGGGAAAGCGCTGGAACATCATGGTCAACCGTGTCCTGCAACCTACCGTATACGATCCCATCGTCACTCTCGCCAGCCCTCTCACTGGCAGAAGGTGGGCCCCACTCCCCGCCATTGTCGCTACTTTCGCCGTATCCGGTCTCATGCACGAGCTGGTCTTTTACTACATCAAGCGCGAGACGCGCACGTGGGAGGCCTGGGAGCCTTCGTGGGACGCCACGTGCTTCTTTCTCCTTCACGGACTGTGCGTGGCTGCGGAGGTTGCACTCAAAAAGAGCCTCAAAGGGAAGAAGTGGCAGTTCCCGAGGGTGGTGTCGGGGCTGCTGTCGTTGCTGTTTGTGCTTTACACAGCCATTCTGCTGTTTCTACCCGCGCTGGTGCGGTGTCATGTTTACGAGAAATCAACCAGAGAGTTGACCGCGTTGACCCAGTTTGTGAAGGATGTGTACAGTGTTTCCAGACTCTACCGTTTCGCTAACGTCACCACCAACACATGAAACCAATTATACTGTTTGGAAACTTcacatataaataaatcaaataaacaaagCTCATTCGTACGGTGCATGTGAATGTCCAGATTGGAATATTTTGCATCATCTCCGTGTTCATTCATAGTCCAAGTTTACATGTATCAAAAGACAAAGGATAAGTATATTTtagacaataatatttttataatatttaaatgtcatttacgtgtcattatgtgattcgtctatgatgatatttataattattattaattgtaaaataattttaaatcaatcataaaacaatacataatgttcaaatgttataaaaaaaattatctaaacaaAAGTTTCTCATTGTTTCATGGTTACTTAAGCCcctgtaattaattttaatttgagaaaaaaacgGCTGTGTTGTTCTGTTGGTTTTATATAGTTGTTCTGTTGAGTAATTAAAATCCCCTGTTCGCAGTTTCGGTATTTAGTTAGTTCATTCAACGCATAGGTAGGTAAGTGTCTGTCTACACATATGCCCAGCGTACAAGACCACGTGCAAAATTAGACCACCTAATACATGAAAAGCGTAgcgatttttcaaaattaaaattatttacactatttatttatttttgtgtggaAAACAATGCGATACAATAACNNNNNNNNNNNNNNNNNNNNNNNNNNNNNNNNNNNNNNNNNNNNNNNNNNNNNNNNNNNNNNNNNNNNNNNNNNNNNNNNNNNNNNNNNNNNNNNNNNNNNNNNNNNNNNNNNNNNNNNNNNNNNNNNNNNNNNNNNNNNNNNNNNNNNNNNNNNNNNNNNNNNNNNNNNNNNNNNNNNNNNNNNNNNNNNNNNNNNNNNNNNNNNNNNNNNNNNNNNNNNNNNNNNNNNNNNNNNNNNNNNNNNNNNNNNNNNNNNNNNNNNNNNNNNNNNNNNNNNNNNNNNNNNNNNNNNNNNNNNNNNNNNNNNNNNNNNNNNNNNNNNNNNNNNNNNNNNNNNNNNNNNNNNNNNNNNNNNNNNNNNNNNNNNNNNNNNNNNNNNNNNNNNNNNNNNNNNNNNNNNNNNNNNNNNNNNNNNNNNNNNNNNNNNNNNNNNNNNNNNNNNNNNNNNNNNNNNNNNNNNNNNNNNNNNNNNNNNNNNNNNNNNNNNNNNNNNNNNNNNNNNNNNNNNNNNNNNNNNNNNNNNNNNNNNNNNNNNNNNNNNNNNNNNNNNNNNNNNNNNNNNNNNNNNNNNNNNNNNNNNNNNNNNNNNNNNNNNNNNNNNNNNNNNNNNNNNNNNNNNNNNNNNNNNNNNNNNNNNNNNNNNNNNNNNNNNNNNNNNNNNNNNNNNNNNNNNNNNNNNNNNNNNNNNNNNNNNNNNNNNNNNNNNNNNNNNNNNNNNNNNNNNNNNNNNNNNNNNNNNNNNNNNNNNNNNNNNNNNNNNNNNNNNNNNNNNNNNNNNNNNNNNNNNNNNNNNNNNNNNNNNNNNNNNNNNNNNNNNNNNNNNNNNNNNNNNNNNNNNNNNNNNNNNNNNNNNNNNNNNNNNNNNNNNNNNNNNNNNNNNNNNNNNNNNNNNNNNNNNNNNNNNNNNNNNNNNNNNNNNNNNNNNNNNNNNNNNNNNNNNNNNNNNNNNNNNNNNNNNNNNNNNNNNNNNNNNNNNNNNNNNNNNNNNNNNNNNNNNNNNNNNNNNNNNNNNNNNNNNNNNNNNNNNNNNNNNNNNNNNNNNNNNNNNNNNNNNNNNNNNNNNNNNNNNNNNNNNNNNNNNNNNNNNNNNNNNNNNNNNNNNNNNNNNNNNNNNNNNNNNNNNNNNNNNNNNNNNNNNNNNNNNNNNNNNNNNNNNNNNNNNNNNNNNNNNNNNNNNNNNNNNNNNNNNNNNNNNNNNNNNNNNNNNNNNNNNNNNNNNNNNNNNN
Above is a genomic segment from Vigna radiata var. radiata cultivar VC1973A chromosome 10, Vradiata_ver6, whole genome shotgun sequence containing:
- the LOC106775548 gene encoding acyl-CoA--sterol O-acyltransferase 1; this translates as MEGELKNLMMVWSIAAATMCYCHRIGRLIPEGASRLIAIIPAILLLLLLPLRLISIHLGGPSSFFLGWLSTFKLFLFAFGKGPLSSNPPLSLRHFVSIACLPINFQQTTTPSKTQIPKSPFNYASSSMLLLFPLLIPLYDKKEHLHPKFILFLYGLHMYIGLEFIFSTISTTTRKLLGVHLEPQFDKPYLCTSLQDFWGKRWNIMVNRVLQPTVYDPIVTLASPLTGRRWAPLPAIVATFAVSGLMHELVFYYIKRETRTWEAWEPSWDATCFFLLHGLCVAAEVALKKSLKGKKWQFPRVVSGLLSLLFVLYTAILLFLPALVRCHVYEKSTRELTALTQFVKDVYSVSRLYRFANVTTNT